The proteins below come from a single Nocardioides eburneiflavus genomic window:
- a CDS encoding sulfite exporter TauE/SafE family protein, whose protein sequence is MQKLVMFALVGIAAQLVDGSLGMAYGVTSTTLLLMIGTNPAMASAMVQLAQLGTTAASGIAHHSFGNVDWRVVRTIALPGAIGAFVGATLLVNMPVDLAKVVMSVLLLGLGSYLLVRFTVKGFDSSRVGQPVGRRFLVPLGGVAGFVDATAGGGWGPIGTPALLANGRMEPRKVIGSVSTSEFVVTLAASVGFLTALGFADIQWQIVVGLLVGGMIVAPFAAMLVKVIPARMLGSLVGGLIVLTNTRTLVNADLVAVPAGVAIGLYVAIAAVWAFAIRHSWRAHKAESAEPAELRESVAA, encoded by the coding sequence GTGCAGAAGCTCGTCATGTTCGCCCTCGTCGGCATCGCCGCCCAGCTCGTGGACGGCAGCCTCGGGATGGCGTACGGCGTCACCTCCACGACGCTGCTGCTCATGATCGGCACGAACCCGGCGATGGCCTCGGCGATGGTGCAGCTCGCGCAGCTCGGCACCACGGCCGCCTCGGGCATCGCCCACCACTCCTTCGGCAACGTCGACTGGCGCGTGGTGCGCACCATCGCGCTCCCGGGAGCGATCGGTGCCTTCGTCGGCGCCACGCTCCTCGTGAACATGCCGGTCGACCTGGCCAAGGTCGTGATGTCGGTGCTGCTGCTCGGCCTCGGCTCCTACCTCCTGGTCCGCTTCACGGTGAAGGGCTTCGACTCCAGTCGCGTGGGCCAGCCCGTCGGCCGCCGGTTCCTCGTGCCGCTCGGCGGGGTGGCCGGCTTCGTCGACGCGACCGCCGGCGGTGGCTGGGGGCCGATCGGCACCCCGGCGCTGCTCGCGAACGGCCGGATGGAGCCCCGCAAGGTCATCGGCTCGGTCAGCACCTCGGAGTTCGTGGTCACCCTCGCCGCCTCGGTCGGCTTCCTCACCGCGCTCGGCTTCGCCGACATCCAGTGGCAGATCGTCGTGGGCCTGCTCGTCGGCGGCATGATCGTCGCTCCGTTCGCCGCGATGCTGGTCAAGGTCATCCCGGCACGCATGCTCGGCTCCCTGGTCGGCGGCCTGATCGTGCTGACCAACACCCGGACGCTCGTCAACGCCGACCTGGTGGCCGTGCCCGCCGGCGTCGCGATCGGCCTCTACGTCGCGATCGCGGCAGTGTGGGCCTTCGCGATCCGCCACTCGTGGCGCGCCCACAAGGCCGAGAGCGCGGAGCCCGCAGAGTTGCGCGAGAGCGTCGCTGCCTGA
- a CDS encoding TrmB family transcriptional regulator: MPLGPQERVVFEEQSTPLYEEIVASGGIEATDGRIGAGGDLHAAFALLVDVGLVTRSEDGLTWRGVDPAAVQAQVVAPLGQQGAELIAESAHWAQAFITLSHAWRRSPSAVGGPFAEIRGETIANFLASMVSDAEEELLTAQPQDRRGVKQLGEAGAREIAALRRGVRMRTLYQHAARRGADTRKYVSAVTAEGAEVRTLDEFFNRLIVVDRRIAIIPSHKGLDTAMVISEPSMVAYLVDMFERHWERARPFTSSETSLMRDIAAEQRAMTIRMLLEGRADPAGAKRLGVSPRTYAAYVADLKNEFEVETRFQLGYEMGKRGISGRETEAAAD, from the coding sequence ATGCCCTTGGGGCCGCAGGAGCGGGTCGTCTTCGAGGAGCAGTCGACGCCCCTCTACGAGGAGATCGTCGCTTCCGGGGGCATCGAGGCGACGGACGGGCGGATCGGCGCGGGCGGTGACCTGCACGCTGCCTTCGCGCTGCTCGTCGACGTCGGCCTGGTGACCCGCAGCGAGGACGGCCTCACCTGGCGCGGCGTGGACCCGGCGGCCGTCCAGGCGCAGGTGGTGGCCCCGCTCGGCCAGCAGGGTGCCGAGCTGATCGCCGAGTCGGCCCACTGGGCGCAGGCGTTCATCACGCTGTCGCACGCGTGGCGGCGTTCGCCGAGCGCCGTCGGCGGGCCGTTCGCGGAGATCCGCGGTGAGACCATCGCCAACTTCCTCGCCTCGATGGTGAGTGACGCCGAGGAGGAGCTGCTCACGGCGCAGCCCCAGGACCGGCGCGGCGTGAAGCAGCTCGGCGAGGCAGGTGCCCGCGAGATCGCAGCCCTCCGGCGCGGCGTCCGCATGCGTACGCTCTACCAGCACGCCGCCCGGCGTGGCGCCGACACCCGCAAGTACGTCTCCGCGGTGACCGCGGAGGGCGCCGAGGTCCGCACGCTCGACGAGTTCTTCAACCGGCTCATCGTGGTCGACCGGCGGATCGCCATCATCCCCAGCCACAAGGGACTCGACACGGCCATGGTGATCAGCGAGCCGTCCATGGTGGCCTACCTGGTCGACATGTTCGAGCGGCACTGGGAGCGCGCGAGGCCGTTCACGAGCAGCGAGACCTCCCTGATGCGCGACATCGCCGCCGAGCAGCGTGCGATGACGATCCGGATGCTCCTCGAGGGGCGCGCCGATCCGGCGGGCGCCAAGCGCCTCGGGGTCAGCCCGCGGACCTACGCGGCCTACGTCGCCGACCTCAAGAACGAGTTCGAGGTGGAGACGCGGTTCCAGCTGGGCTACGAGATGGGCAAGCGCGGCATCTCCGGCCGCGAGACCGAGGCCGCGGCGGACTGA
- a CDS encoding vWA domain-containing protein: protein MTLLDTHIGFVEALRSAGLSVSLAEGLDAISALERVQWHDRETVRAAYAATLVKRQPQRVTFDAVFDIYYPRLIGGGVAGDGLEPVDGPQDAGPQLERFREALAAALASADAQALQDLAVEAVARFGAMPGRGPGLSSWSAYTSLQRVSPGELMDRLVRGLLAAGMEPEQAERTAGRRIGDFTRLVEGDARRRIAEEKGPEHVAGVTVRPTIDRLDFTAARRSDLDEMRREIYPLARRLAARLTKEQHARRRGPLDVRRTVRASIATGGVPLETHHRPRRPHRTDLVVLCDVSGSVANFAQFTLMLVYALREAFSGVRAFTFVDDVVEVSDTFRQGADVVEVMESLASSISQAALWGRTNYGRALTRFAEEHGDAVGPRSSLLVLGDGRSNYSDLALPVLADLAGRARHAWWLNPEHPRHWGTGDSAADRYGEVVPMVECRNLAQLGEFVHEVVQPHPTR from the coding sequence ATGACCCTGCTCGACACCCACATCGGCTTCGTGGAGGCGCTGCGCTCCGCGGGGTTGTCGGTGTCGCTCGCCGAGGGCCTCGACGCCATCAGCGCGCTGGAGAGGGTGCAGTGGCACGACCGCGAGACCGTACGCGCCGCGTACGCCGCGACGCTGGTGAAGCGACAGCCCCAGCGGGTCACCTTCGATGCCGTCTTCGACATCTACTACCCGCGGCTGATCGGCGGCGGGGTCGCCGGTGACGGACTCGAGCCCGTCGACGGCCCGCAGGACGCCGGGCCGCAGCTCGAGCGCTTCCGCGAGGCGCTCGCCGCCGCCCTCGCGTCCGCTGACGCGCAGGCGTTGCAGGACCTTGCAGTCGAGGCGGTGGCGCGGTTCGGCGCGATGCCGGGCCGGGGGCCGGGGCTGTCGAGCTGGTCGGCCTACACCTCGCTCCAGCGGGTCTCGCCGGGTGAGCTGATGGACCGGCTCGTGCGCGGCCTGCTGGCCGCCGGGATGGAGCCCGAGCAGGCCGAGCGCACCGCGGGGCGGCGCATCGGTGACTTCACCCGGCTCGTCGAGGGCGACGCGCGTCGGCGGATCGCGGAGGAGAAGGGCCCCGAGCACGTGGCCGGCGTGACCGTCCGCCCGACCATCGACCGACTCGACTTCACCGCGGCCCGGCGCAGCGACCTCGACGAGATGCGGCGCGAGATCTATCCCCTCGCGCGCCGGCTCGCGGCCCGGCTCACCAAGGAGCAGCACGCGCGGCGCCGGGGACCGCTGGACGTACGCCGCACCGTGCGCGCCTCGATCGCGACGGGCGGGGTGCCGCTCGAGACCCACCACCGGCCGCGCCGGCCGCACCGCACCGACCTCGTGGTGCTGTGCGACGTGAGCGGGTCGGTCGCCAACTTCGCGCAGTTCACGCTGATGCTGGTGTACGCGCTGCGGGAGGCCTTCAGCGGCGTCCGCGCGTTCACCTTCGTCGACGACGTCGTCGAGGTGAGCGACACCTTCCGGCAGGGCGCCGACGTGGTCGAGGTGATGGAGTCCCTGGCGTCGAGCATCTCGCAGGCTGCGCTGTGGGGCCGCACCAACTACGGCAGGGCGCTGACCCGCTTCGCGGAGGAGCACGGCGACGCGGTCGGGCCGCGGTCGTCCCTGCTCGTGCTCGGGGACGGACGGTCGAACTACAGCGACCTCGCCCTTCCCGTCCTGGCGGACCTCGCCGGCCGGGCCCGGCACGCCTGGTGGCTCAACCCCGAGCACCCCCGGCACTGGGGCACGGGCGACAGCGCGGCGGACCGCTACGGCGAGGTGGTGCCGATGGTCGAGTGTCGCAACCTCGCCCAGCTCGGCGAGTTCGTGCACGAGGTGGTGCAGCCTCACCCGACCAGGTAG
- a CDS encoding phosphoenolpyruvate carboxykinase (GTP) has protein sequence MTATIDTQTTPPTTHPGILAWVTEVAELTQPDSVHWCTGSDEEWAQLTASLEATGTFTRLNPEVMPNSFHAASDPTDVARVEDRTYICSVAERDAGPTNNWMDPEQMKELMRGLYAGCMRGRTMYVIPFVMGHLDAAHPMFGIEITDSAYVTVSMRVMARMGTDVLRRIEELEAAGEDPQWVPALHSVGMPLEDGQADVAWPCNDTKYIVQFPEERMIWSFGSGYGGNALLGKKCYALRIASVMARDEGWLAEHMLILKLTSPQGVTKYVAAAFPSACGKTNLAMLKPTIPGWTVEAIGDDIAWMRIGEDGRLWAVNPEFGFFGVAPGTNEHTNPHAMETIRKGNSVFTNVALTPDGNVWWEGLENTPAEATSWKGERWTPEIAEQTGELSSHANSRYCTPIKQCSILADEYDDPRGVPIDAILFGGRRKTTIPLVTEARDWNHGTFMGATLSSETTAAAVGAVGVVRRDPMAMLPFIGYNAGDYFGHWVGIGKDNDAAKLPKIFYVNWFRRGDDGGFLWPGFGENSRVLKWVIERIDGQAAAVETPIGHVPAPGSLDVDGLDLTEAELAQALAVDAEEWKAELPQIQEWFEKFGDDLPAVLWSELDTLKARLGV, from the coding sequence ATGACCGCAACGATCGACACCCAGACGACCCCGCCGACCACCCACCCGGGCATCCTCGCCTGGGTCACCGAGGTCGCCGAGCTGACCCAGCCCGACTCGGTCCACTGGTGCACCGGGTCCGACGAGGAGTGGGCCCAGCTCACCGCCTCCCTCGAGGCGACCGGGACGTTCACCCGCCTCAACCCCGAGGTCATGCCCAACTCGTTCCACGCGGCCTCCGACCCCACCGACGTGGCGCGCGTCGAGGACCGCACCTACATCTGCTCCGTCGCCGAGCGCGATGCCGGGCCCACCAACAACTGGATGGACCCCGAGCAGATGAAGGAGCTCATGCGCGGGCTCTACGCGGGCTGCATGCGCGGGCGCACGATGTACGTCATCCCGTTCGTGATGGGCCACCTCGACGCCGCCCACCCGATGTTCGGCATCGAGATCACCGACTCCGCCTACGTGACCGTCTCGATGCGTGTCATGGCCCGCATGGGCACCGACGTGCTGCGGCGCATCGAGGAGCTCGAGGCCGCCGGCGAGGACCCCCAGTGGGTGCCTGCCCTCCACTCGGTCGGCATGCCGCTCGAGGACGGCCAGGCCGACGTCGCGTGGCCGTGCAACGACACCAAGTACATCGTCCAGTTCCCTGAGGAGCGGATGATCTGGAGCTTCGGCTCCGGCTACGGCGGCAACGCGCTGCTCGGCAAGAAGTGCTACGCGCTGCGCATCGCCTCGGTGATGGCGCGCGACGAGGGCTGGCTCGCCGAGCACATGCTGATCCTCAAGCTCACCTCGCCGCAGGGCGTCACCAAGTACGTCGCCGCCGCCTTCCCGAGCGCGTGCGGCAAGACCAACCTCGCGATGCTCAAGCCGACCATCCCCGGGTGGACGGTCGAGGCCATCGGCGACGACATCGCCTGGATGCGGATCGGCGAGGACGGGCGCCTGTGGGCGGTCAACCCGGAGTTCGGCTTCTTCGGCGTCGCCCCCGGCACCAACGAGCACACCAACCCCCACGCGATGGAGACCATCCGCAAGGGCAACTCGGTCTTCACCAACGTCGCGCTCACGCCCGACGGCAACGTGTGGTGGGAGGGTCTGGAGAACACCCCGGCCGAGGCCACGAGCTGGAAGGGCGAGCGCTGGACGCCCGAGATCGCCGAGCAGACCGGCGAGCTCTCCAGCCACGCCAACAGCCGCTACTGCACCCCGATCAAGCAGTGCTCGATCCTCGCCGACGAGTACGACGACCCGCGCGGCGTGCCGATCGACGCGATCCTCTTCGGTGGCCGCCGCAAGACCACCATCCCGCTGGTGACCGAGGCCCGCGACTGGAACCACGGCACCTTCATGGGCGCCACCCTGTCCTCGGAGACCACCGCGGCCGCGGTCGGCGCGGTCGGCGTGGTGCGTCGCGACCCGATGGCGATGCTGCCGTTCATCGGCTACAACGCCGGCGACTACTTCGGGCACTGGGTCGGCATCGGCAAGGACAACGACGCGGCGAAGCTGCCGAAGATCTTCTACGTCAACTGGTTCCGCCGCGGTGACGACGGCGGCTTCCTGTGGCCGGGCTTCGGCGAGAACAGCCGCGTCCTCAAGTGGGTCATCGAGCGCATCGACGGCCAGGCGGCCGCGGTCGAGACGCCGATCGGCCACGTCCCGGCGCCCGGCTCGCTGGACGTCGACGGTCTCGACCTGACCGAGGCCGAGCTGGCGCAGGCCCTCGCGGTCGACGCCGAGGAGTGGAAGGCCGAGCTGCCGCAGATCCAGGAGTGGTTCGAGAAGTTCGGCGACGACCTCCCGGCCGTGCTCTGGAGCGAGCTCGACACGCTGAAGGCCCGCCTCGGCGTCTGA
- a CDS encoding AAA family ATPase — protein sequence MTSWFESPDDATTRLRAAGYLTDDATALTTYLAGALEKPLLVEGPAGVGKTELAKAVARATGAELVRLQCYEGLDEARALYEWNYKKQLLRIQASQGDDAAWSEVHDDIFTEEFLLTRPLLSAIRRDEPTVLLVDEVDKTDVEVEGLLLEVLSDFQVTIPELGTVSATRRPFVVLTSNASRELSEAVKRRCLFLHLGYPDAERERAIVISQVPGLDHRVAAQLVDVVVRLRELELKKAPSIAESVDWARTLIALQVGDLDEDTVSRTLGVVLKHASDQQRAVKELKLAVR from the coding sequence GTGACCTCCTGGTTCGAGTCCCCCGACGACGCGACCACCCGCCTCCGCGCGGCCGGCTACCTCACCGACGACGCGACGGCGCTGACGACGTACCTCGCGGGCGCGCTGGAGAAGCCGCTGCTCGTCGAGGGACCGGCCGGCGTCGGCAAGACGGAGCTGGCCAAGGCGGTGGCGCGGGCGACGGGCGCGGAGCTGGTGCGACTGCAGTGCTACGAGGGCCTCGACGAGGCACGGGCGCTCTACGAGTGGAACTACAAGAAGCAGCTGCTGCGCATCCAGGCGTCCCAGGGTGACGACGCCGCCTGGAGCGAGGTGCACGACGACATCTTCACCGAGGAGTTCCTGCTCACCCGGCCGCTGCTCAGCGCCATCCGGCGCGACGAGCCGACGGTGCTGCTGGTCGACGAGGTCGACAAGACCGACGTCGAGGTCGAGGGCCTGCTGCTCGAGGTGCTGAGCGACTTCCAGGTGACCATCCCGGAGCTCGGCACCGTCAGCGCCACCCGGCGACCCTTCGTCGTGCTCACCTCCAACGCCAGCCGCGAGCTCTCGGAGGCGGTGAAGCGCCGCTGCCTGTTCCTCCACCTCGGCTATCCCGACGCCGAGCGCGAGCGGGCGATCGTCATCAGCCAGGTGCCGGGCCTCGACCACCGGGTCGCCGCCCAGCTCGTCGACGTCGTCGTACGCCTGCGTGAGCTCGAGCTCAAGAAGGCGCCGTCGATCGCCGAGTCGGTCGACTGGGCGCGCACCCTGATCGCCCTCCAGGTCGGCGACCTCGACGAGGACACGGTCTCCCGCACCCTGGGGGTCGTGCTCAAGCACGCCTCCGACCAGCAGCGGGCCGTCAAGGAGCTCAAGCTGGCGGTGCGGTGA
- a CDS encoding putative bifunctional diguanylate cyclase/phosphodiesterase codes for MRRPVSETPARGSALPDLRRGTPALAWPFGVVAVLGLFAVLLPPYERPWWVAALAAVVLASSALVFVASRRRGERTWLDPLAAYLLFPFAGLVNDAAGAGAGGSSSGMTVLLLLPILWLAITGTPRQLWIASALSVATLVLPVVVIGPPAYTLGDWRRALMWGAIAVVIAPVLQRIVRDLARQTRRARTASERVEKLFDDAPHGVALLDSTGSIIRVNISMAVLLGLEPPEMVGHRFAAFETPGEERIEDHLGRLETNRGDSLDAECLLRDSGGNDVHVALSSTIVADPEIGQIVMVNVVDMSDRRRYLDRLAHLADHDVLTGLANRRRFDTELQRHLDRCRRHGPAGALLLLDLDNFKQVNDSLGHNAGDELLVNIAGLLRRSIRSTDVVARLGGDEFAIMITDGDQMAAERVADLVVERIAAHASTLDGVARRVTASVGAVTFQAASEHAADILALADMTMYDAKEAGRNQVAVLPEGDTRGPRAAARLQWQSRIEDALEHDRFELHLQPIMDISDGRITSAEVLLRLREEDELVPPSRFVYIAERVGLMPMVDAWVVEHSVELLARLRRIDPSFELEVNLSGHSIGRPDVEQAICDSLTVHDVDPSALILEITETAAVGDVALARAFAERMTDLGCAFALDDFGAGFGSFYYLKHLFFDYVKIDGEFVAHVHESAVDRTIMRSIVGIARDLGKRTVAEFVSDPQILEVCREEGVDFAQGYLIGKPVPYDQFVDLFLPSVVGTAPKD; via the coding sequence GTGCGACGTCCTGTCTCGGAGACCCCCGCACGAGGGTCTGCCCTCCCCGACCTGCGGCGCGGCACGCCCGCGCTCGCCTGGCCGTTCGGTGTCGTGGCCGTCCTCGGCCTCTTCGCGGTGCTCCTGCCGCCCTACGAGCGACCGTGGTGGGTGGCCGCCCTGGCTGCCGTCGTCCTGGCGTCCTCCGCCCTCGTCTTCGTCGCGAGCCGTCGCCGGGGCGAGCGCACCTGGCTGGACCCGCTGGCCGCCTACCTGCTGTTCCCCTTCGCCGGTCTCGTCAACGACGCCGCCGGGGCGGGAGCCGGCGGATCGAGCTCGGGCATGACGGTGCTGCTCCTCCTGCCCATCCTGTGGCTGGCGATCACCGGCACCCCGCGCCAGCTCTGGATCGCGAGCGCCCTGTCGGTGGCCACCCTCGTCCTCCCGGTCGTGGTGATCGGTCCGCCCGCCTACACGCTCGGTGACTGGCGCCGTGCTCTCATGTGGGGCGCGATCGCCGTCGTCATCGCCCCGGTGCTCCAGCGCATCGTCCGCGACCTCGCGCGACAGACCCGGCGCGCACGTACGGCGAGCGAGCGGGTCGAGAAGCTCTTCGACGACGCCCCGCACGGGGTGGCGCTCCTCGACTCCACCGGCTCGATCATCCGGGTCAACATCTCGATGGCTGTCCTCCTCGGGCTCGAGCCGCCCGAGATGGTCGGTCACCGTTTCGCGGCCTTCGAGACGCCTGGCGAGGAACGCATCGAGGACCACCTCGGTCGCCTCGAGACCAACCGTGGTGACTCGTTGGACGCCGAGTGCCTGCTGCGCGACTCGGGCGGCAACGACGTCCATGTCGCGCTCAGCAGCACGATCGTGGCAGATCCCGAGATCGGCCAGATCGTGATGGTCAACGTGGTCGACATGTCCGACCGGCGTCGTTACCTCGACCGGCTCGCCCACCTCGCTGACCACGACGTCCTCACCGGCCTGGCCAACCGGCGACGCTTCGACACCGAGCTGCAGCGCCATCTCGACAGGTGTCGGCGCCACGGGCCCGCCGGGGCGCTGCTGCTCCTCGACCTCGACAACTTCAAGCAGGTCAACGACTCGCTCGGGCACAACGCCGGCGACGAGCTGCTCGTCAACATCGCCGGTCTGCTGCGCCGTTCCATCCGCTCCACCGACGTGGTGGCACGCCTCGGCGGCGACGAGTTCGCGATCATGATCACCGACGGCGACCAGATGGCTGCCGAGCGGGTCGCCGACCTCGTCGTCGAGCGCATCGCCGCCCACGCCTCGACCCTCGACGGCGTGGCGCGCCGGGTCACCGCGAGTGTCGGCGCCGTCACCTTCCAGGCCGCGTCCGAGCACGCCGCCGACATCCTCGCCCTCGCCGACATGACGATGTACGACGCCAAGGAGGCCGGCCGCAACCAGGTCGCCGTCCTGCCGGAGGGCGACACCCGGGGTCCGCGAGCGGCCGCACGCCTGCAGTGGCAGAGCCGCATCGAGGACGCGCTCGAGCACGACCGCTTCGAGCTGCACCTCCAGCCGATCATGGACATCTCCGACGGGCGCATCACCTCGGCCGAGGTTCTGCTCCGGCTCAGGGAGGAGGACGAGCTGGTCCCGCCGTCCCGGTTCGTCTACATCGCCGAACGCGTGGGACTGATGCCGATGGTCGACGCGTGGGTGGTCGAGCACAGCGTCGAGCTGCTCGCGAGGCTGCGCCGGATCGACCCCTCGTTCGAGCTCGAGGTCAACCTCTCCGGGCACTCCATCGGCAGGCCGGACGTCGAGCAGGCCATCTGCGACTCCCTGACCGTGCACGACGTCGACCCCTCTGCGCTGATCCTGGAGATCACCGAGACCGCAGCGGTCGGCGACGTGGCCCTGGCGCGCGCCTTCGCCGAGCGGATGACCGACCTGGGCTGTGCCTTCGCCCTCGACGACTTCGGCGCGGGGTTCGGGTCGTTCTACTACCTCAAGCACCTGTTCTTCGACTACGTGAAGATCGACGGCGAGTTCGTCGCGCACGTCCACGAGTCGGCCGTCGACCGCACCATCATGCGTTCCATCGTCGGCATCGCCCGCGACCTCGGCAAGCGCACGGTCGCCGAGTTCGTGTCCGACCCCCAGATCCTCGAGGTGTGCCGCGAGGAGGGCGTCGACTTCGCCCAGGGCTACCTGATCGGCAAGCCGGTGCCCTACGACCAGTTCGTGGACCTGTTCCTGCCGTCCGTCGTCGGGACGGCGCCGAAGGACTGA
- a CDS encoding glycosyltransferase family 2 protein, whose product MQWLQRSVGLAIIGAAGLGAAALWVAVAAGDPQAGQAPDEGLLLGIWQVFYDTEMPAPRVLLAAVGVALLLAAAVAGLERRLLTRARRSEDGNRMPLAPKIVMAETRGQYAGPVTITVLIPAHNEEGCISQTLDSLLAQEPPPARIVVVADNCTDGTVRLAREAGVEVFETVDNRHKKAGGLNQALREILPGQGDNDCVMVMDADTTLDPGFLAGATRRLTEDRALMAVGGLFYGEDGFGLIGQFQRNEYTRYQRDLRRRRGRVFVLTGTASVFRPGALRAVADERGKILPGIPGDVYDTVALTEDNELTIALKTLGALMVSPRECTVVTEVMPTWRALWAQRLRWQRGALENLGAYGLRPQTFRYWMQQLGIGYGVIALGSYLLLIILMVLATSTWVWFPFWIGIGLVFTLERVVTVWRGGWKARLLGLSLFPELFYAMFLNTVYVKGVWDLTLARQADWKHIVQPDSGVRTGA is encoded by the coding sequence ATGCAGTGGCTGCAGCGATCCGTGGGGTTGGCGATCATCGGTGCGGCCGGGCTGGGCGCGGCGGCGCTGTGGGTGGCTGTGGCGGCCGGCGACCCGCAGGCCGGCCAGGCGCCCGACGAGGGTCTCCTCCTCGGGATCTGGCAGGTCTTCTACGACACCGAGATGCCGGCCCCGCGGGTGCTGCTCGCCGCCGTGGGCGTGGCCCTGCTGCTAGCCGCCGCCGTGGCCGGGCTCGAGCGGCGCCTGCTGACCCGGGCCCGCCGCAGCGAGGACGGCAACCGGATGCCGCTCGCCCCCAAGATCGTGATGGCCGAGACCCGTGGCCAGTACGCCGGCCCCGTCACGATCACCGTCCTCATCCCGGCGCACAACGAGGAGGGCTGCATCTCCCAGACCCTCGACTCGCTCCTCGCGCAGGAGCCGCCGCCGGCCCGCATCGTCGTCGTCGCCGACAACTGCACCGACGGCACCGTACGCCTTGCCCGCGAGGCCGGTGTCGAGGTCTTCGAGACCGTGGACAACCGGCACAAGAAGGCCGGCGGGCTCAACCAGGCGCTGCGGGAGATCCTGCCGGGCCAGGGTGACAACGACTGCGTGATGGTGATGGACGCCGACACGACGCTGGACCCGGGGTTCCTCGCGGGTGCGACGCGGCGCCTCACCGAGGACCGCGCGCTGATGGCGGTCGGCGGCCTCTTCTACGGCGAGGACGGCTTCGGCCTGATCGGCCAGTTCCAGCGCAACGAGTACACCCGCTACCAGCGCGACCTGCGCCGCCGACGGGGTCGCGTCTTCGTGCTGACCGGCACGGCGTCGGTGTTCCGACCGGGCGCGCTGCGGGCCGTCGCCGACGAGCGGGGCAAGATCCTGCCGGGCATCCCCGGCGACGTCTACGACACGGTCGCCCTCACCGAGGACAACGAGCTCACCATCGCGCTGAAGACCCTCGGCGCGCTCATGGTGTCCCCGCGCGAGTGCACGGTCGTCACCGAGGTGATGCCGACGTGGAGAGCGCTCTGGGCCCAGCGCCTGCGGTGGCAGCGCGGCGCCCTGGAGAACCTCGGCGCGTACGGCCTGCGTCCGCAGACCTTCCGCTACTGGATGCAGCAGCTCGGCATCGGCTACGGCGTCATCGCGCTCGGGTCCTACCTGCTCCTCATCATCCTGATGGTCCTGGCGACGTCGACGTGGGTGTGGTTCCCGTTCTGGATCGGCATCGGGCTGGTCTTCACCCTCGAACGCGTGGTCACGGTGTGGCGCGGGGGGTGGAAGGCCCGGCTGCTCGGGCTCTCGCTCTTCCCGGAGCTCTTCTACGCGATGTTCCTCAACACCGTCTACGTCAAGGGCGTCTGGGACCTCACCCTGGCCCGGCAGGCGGACTGGAAGCACATCGTGCAGCCTGACTCCGGCGTACGGACAGGAGCCTGA